In a genomic window of Tissierella sp. Yu-01:
- a CDS encoding s-methyl-5-thioribose-1-phosphate isomerase, with the protein MERADKDLAFLLRYENVAWYENGKVRILDRRIYPRKIEFVECETHEEVAKAIADMVTQSGGPYVAAGMGMALAAYEVRNKNEKDILEYLERAAYTLSHARPTTSENMLNVTNSALSIAKDSLSEGKRVDEAIFNSVIEVSNNKYSKISKVANYLVNNFPNKGTVMTQCFAETIVGFMVLESRKQNKDIKYICPETRPYLQGARLTASVIQDMGGDVTVITDNMPGYTIGKKKVDVFTSAADVITMDGHVVNKVGTFQIALAAHYWGIPYFVTGAPNPKHPGVESVNIEERDSELVLYHLDTKATMDGVKGYYPAFDITPPQLCSGVVTDKGIFSPFDLNSYFTSDRDCEDKSSILI; encoded by the coding sequence ATGGAAAGAGCAGATAAAGATTTAGCTTTCTTACTTAGATATGAAAATGTTGCATGGTATGAAAATGGTAAGGTTCGTATTCTGGATAGAAGAATTTATCCAAGAAAGATAGAATTCGTTGAGTGTGAGACTCATGAAGAAGTTGCCAAAGCAATAGCTGATATGGTTACACAAAGTGGTGGTCCCTATGTTGCAGCAGGAATGGGAATGGCTCTAGCTGCCTATGAGGTAAGAAATAAGAATGAGAAGGATATTTTAGAATATCTTGAAAGAGCAGCTTATACTTTATCCCACGCTAGACCTACAACTAGTGAAAATATGCTAAATGTAACAAACAGCGCATTAAGTATTGCAAAAGATTCCTTAAGTGAAGGGAAAAGAGTAGATGAGGCAATATTTAACAGTGTAATTGAAGTTTCCAACAATAAATATAGTAAAATATCAAAAGTAGCTAACTATCTAGTGAACAATTTTCCTAATAAGGGAACTGTAATGACTCAGTGCTTTGCAGAAACTATTGTTGGTTTTATGGTACTAGAAAGCAGAAAACAAAATAAGGATATAAAATATATTTGTCCTGAAACTAGACCATATTTACAAGGCGCTAGATTAACAGCTAGTGTAATACAGGATATGGGAGGAGATGTAACTGTAATTACAGATAATATGCCTGGTTATACAATTGGCAAGAAAAAAGTTGATGTATTTACATCTGCAGCGGATGTTATTACTATGGACGGGCATGTAGTAAATAAGGTAGGTACGTTCCAAATAGCTCTTGCAGCTCACTATTGGGGAATTCCTTATTTTGTCACTGGAGCACCTAATCCAAAACATCCCGGAGTTGAATCTGTAAATATAGAGGAAAGAGATTCAGAACTAGTTCTTTATCATCTAGATACAAAAGCAACAATGGATGGTGTTAAAGGCTATTACCCAGCTTTTGATATAACACCACCTCAATTATGTAGCGGTGTTGTGACAGATAAAGGTATTTTCTCACCATTTGATTTAAATAGTTATTTTACATCTGACAGGGATTGTGAAGACAAATCTAGTATATTGATTTAG